CTTCTGCTGCTGATGCAGCTGCAGAAATATGCAAAGCAAAACATTAAAAATTAAAACATCGATCTTCAATTCGTAATTTGAATAGTGGAGCAGCATGTGCAAATTGAAATAAGCATAAAGTGAGCTTAAATCGAGACGTTGTTGCCGTTAAGCGAACGATCGGCTTATGAAATTGCACATGCTATGCTGCACATTACCAAATTCAAATCTCCATTATTATAGGTAAAATCATAGGGTTTCTCTTTGTCTTTTCATATAAAAAGCTGCTCAAATCGTCCTTGATAATACTTTTAATAACTGACCAGTCAGACTTTTTCTTTTCCTCACATTTCATAAGAGCGTTTCTAGTCACTTCCCTAGCTTGTTCCATTAAATCTTCCGACTCCCTTACATAAACAAATCCCCTTGAGATAATATCAGGGCCCGCAATTAAAGCACCTGTTTCTTTTTCAGTGGTTATTACAATTACAATCAATCCATCCTGGGACAAGTGTTTTCTATCCCGGAGTACTATATTCCCCACATCCCCTACTCCTAACCCGTCAACAAATACTCTTCCTGAAGGGACACTGCTATTAACTTTAGCCCCATCAGGAGAGATTTCCAGTACTTTTCCAATATCCATTATAAATATATTCTCCGTGGGCATGCCCAGTTCATAAGCCAGGTTTGCATGCTGCTTTAAGTGCCTGTATTCTCCATGCACAGGCATAAAATATTGAGGCTTTACAAGTCTGTGTATCAGTTTTATTTCTTCCCGGCAGGCATGCCCTGACACATGGATGTCCGCCAGGGCTTCATATATGACGTTAGCACCTTTTTTAAACAACTCGTTTATTACCCTAAAAACAAACTTCTCATTACCAGGTATTGGGGAAGCAGATATTATCACAAGGTCGCCGGGTACAATTTCTACTTTTTTATGTTCGGATGAAGCCATTCTTGATAATGCAGACATAGGTTCTCCCTGGGTCCCTGTAGTAATTATCGTTATACTATCCAACGGATATCTATCAATATAATCAATGTCAATAATAGTACCTTCAGGTACCGTTAAATACCCAAGTTTCATCGCAACTTCAACTACATTGGACATACTCCTGCCGCATACCGCAACTCTCCTATTTGACTTTACCGATGCATTTATTACCTGCTGGATTCTGTGGACATTTGACGCAAAGGTTGCTACAAGAATTCTACCTTTTGCCTTCATGAATATTTCCTCAAAGGCAATACCAACAGTCCTTTCAGACATGGTATAACCTTCTCTTTCGATATTGGTACTATCACACATAAGTAATAATACGCCTTTATTACCTATTTCAGCCAGGCGGGCAAGATCCATAGGTTCTCCCTCAATAGGAGTATGATCAATTTTAAAATCAGAAGTATGGACAATAATTCCTACAGGAGTTGTTATTGCCAGTGCAACAGAATCGGCAATACTATGGGTAGAACGGATAAATTCTATTTTAAAACTGCCAAGCTCTATAACCTGCCCCTGTCTAACATTAATAAGCGTAGCCTGCTTACGCATACCATGTTCTTCCAATTTGTTTTCCAGCAGTCCTAAAGTTAATCTTGTTCCATAGATGGGAACATTTATTTCCTTCAGGACATAAGGAATAGCCCCTATATGGTCTTCATGCCCATGAGTTAATACTATCCCTTTCACCCTATCTTTATTTTTAATAATATATGATACATCAGGAATTACCAGATCTATTCCCAGCATTTCATCTTCCGGAAATGTCAAACCACAGTCTACAATTAAAATATCTTCATCATACTCAAATACTGTAATATTCTTGCCAATTTCCTGTACTCCCCCTAATGGTATAACCTTCAACTTCTTTTTTTTCCTTGACACAATCAAACCTCCAATTACATTAATTAGAACATTTATTATCTAGAACATTTATTATAATGCTTATTATAACATTTCTGTATAGCATATTTCTAATATTGTATATTCAAGTATAATATTAAATCATTTATATTGGACTGTCAATTTTATGGGCGCATTTTATTTTTATGAAGAAAATGCGCCCAATTTTACTTTGATTTTTGGGCACATTTTCACCCATGGTTTTCGGTGTCAACAACCTCTTTATATACATCCAACGTCTGACTTGTTATAATGTCCCAGTTGTACATAAGATGTACTTTTTTCATAGCTTTTTTTTTCATTTCTTCTGCCTTTTCAGGATTAAAAAGAACTTCCAAAATACTGTCCGCAAGCGAATTTGAATTCCCTGCATAAGAC
The genomic region above belongs to Bacillota bacterium and contains:
- a CDS encoding ribonuclease J — encoded protein: MSRKKKKLKVIPLGGVQEIGKNITVFEYDEDILIVDCGLTFPEDEMLGIDLVIPDVSYIIKNKDRVKGIVLTHGHEDHIGAIPYVLKEINVPIYGTRLTLGLLENKLEEHGMRKQATLINVRQGQVIELGSFKIEFIRSTHSIADSVALAITTPVGIIVHTSDFKIDHTPIEGEPMDLARLAEIGNKGVLLLMCDSTNIEREGYTMSERTVGIAFEEIFMKAKGRILVATFASNVHRIQQVINASVKSNRRVAVCGRSMSNVVEVAMKLGYLTVPEGTIIDIDYIDRYPLDSITIITTGTQGEPMSALSRMASSEHKKVEIVPGDLVIISASPIPGNEKFVFRVINELFKKGANVIYEALADIHVSGHACREEIKLIHRLVKPQYFMPVHGEYRHLKQHANLAYELGMPTENIFIMDIGKVLEISPDGAKVNSSVPSGRVFVDGLGVGDVGNIVLRDRKHLSQDGLIVIVITTEKETGALIAGPDIISRGFVYVRESEDLMEQAREVTRNALMKCEEKKKSDWSVIKSIIKDDLSSFLYEKTKRNPMILPIIMEI